Proteins encoded together in one Sphingomonas radiodurans window:
- a CDS encoding DUF885 domain-containing protein has protein sequence MSATIPTLAIARTPAAPPAAPATGEGEKLRRIFAESDEASLRRGPLRAIFRGDLRYADRLEPFLTEAYEEGERQALVDNLRALGTVDRAKLSAVDRIAYDVFKADNERDLRGFAPEIRRIGDVLPINHFQGFQTFYPEFASGQGAAPFKTTLDYDNNLKRNAEYGRVVDRMIARAREGMARGITPPKLVVRNVIEQLDNLLGAPLEKSLFYAPVVTFPDAVPAADRTRLTQAYTVQVRDVLNPAHRRLRDFLQTEYLPKARDTVGLSALPGGAALYDYLIESSTTLPMKAEEVHALGLSEVKRILAEMEAQKGRAGFAGTLPEFFTLLRTDPRFQPKTAEEVAAGYQAIGKRVDARVREQFALTPKTPLEIRPVPAFREKSDAAGSYQQGTPDGTRPGVFYYNTYDLKNRYLWGMETLYLHEAVPGHHFQISLAQENASLPAFMRFGGNTAFVEGWALYAESLYPELGVETDPYQRMGGLSDEMLRAMRLVVDTGIHAKGWGRDQAIKYMLDNSPMPESDATAEVERYIAIPGQALAYKIGQLTILRLKAQAKAQLGARFDPRAFHAAVLDTGALPMPVLERKLADWMAGQK, from the coding sequence TTGTCCGCCACCATCCCCACGCTCGCCATCGCGCGAACCCCAGCCGCGCCGCCCGCGGCCCCGGCGACGGGCGAGGGAGAAAAGCTGCGGCGGATCTTCGCCGAGAGCGACGAGGCCTCGCTACGCCGCGGCCCGCTGCGCGCGATCTTCCGCGGCGATCTGCGCTATGCTGATCGGCTCGAACCGTTCCTGACCGAGGCCTATGAGGAAGGCGAGCGGCAAGCGCTGGTCGACAATCTGCGTGCGCTCGGCACGGTCGATCGGGCCAAGCTGTCGGCGGTCGATCGTATTGCGTATGACGTGTTCAAGGCGGACAACGAGCGTGACCTGAGGGGCTTCGCGCCCGAGATCCGGCGCATCGGCGACGTGCTGCCGATCAACCACTTCCAGGGCTTCCAGACCTTCTATCCCGAGTTCGCCTCCGGCCAGGGGGCGGCACCGTTCAAGACGACGCTCGACTATGACAACAATCTCAAACGCAACGCCGAATATGGCCGGGTAGTCGATCGGATGATCGCGCGCGCGCGCGAGGGCATGGCGCGCGGCATCACGCCGCCCAAGCTGGTCGTGAGGAACGTGATCGAGCAGCTCGATAACCTGCTGGGCGCGCCGCTCGAAAAGTCGCTGTTCTACGCCCCCGTCGTGACGTTCCCCGACGCGGTGCCCGCGGCCGATCGCACACGGCTGACCCAGGCTTATACCGTGCAGGTGCGCGACGTGCTCAACCCCGCACATCGCCGGCTGCGCGATTTCCTGCAGACCGAATATCTGCCCAAGGCGCGCGACACGGTGGGGCTCTCGGCGCTGCCGGGCGGGGCGGCGCTGTACGATTATCTGATCGAGAGCAGCACGACGCTGCCGATGAAGGCGGAGGAAGTCCACGCGCTCGGCCTGTCGGAGGTCAAGCGTATCCTCGCTGAAATGGAGGCGCAGAAGGGCCGTGCCGGGTTCGCCGGTACGCTGCCCGAGTTCTTCACGCTGCTGCGCACCGATCCGCGCTTCCAGCCCAAGACCGCCGAAGAGGTCGCTGCCGGCTATCAGGCGATCGGCAAGCGCGTCGACGCGCGGGTGCGCGAGCAGTTCGCGCTCACCCCCAAGACGCCGCTCGAGATTCGCCCGGTGCCGGCGTTCCGCGAGAAGTCCGACGCCGCCGGATCGTACCAGCAGGGCACCCCGGATGGCACGCGGCCGGGCGTGTTTTACTACAACACCTACGATCTGAAGAACCGTTACCTGTGGGGCATGGAGACCTTGTACCTGCACGAAGCGGTGCCGGGGCATCACTTCCAGATCAGCCTGGCGCAGGAGAATGCGAGCTTGCCGGCGTTCATGCGCTTCGGCGGCAATACGGCCTTCGTCGAGGGCTGGGCGCTCTATGCCGAGTCGCTGTACCCCGAGCTCGGCGTCGAGACCGATCCGTATCAGCGGATGGGCGGGCTCAGCGACGAGATGCTGCGCGCGATGCGACTGGTGGTCGACACCGGCATCCACGCCAAGGGCTGGGGCCGCGATCAGGCGATCAAATACATGCTCGACAATTCGCCGATGCCCGAGAGCGACGCGACCGCCGAAGTGGAACGCTACATTGCGATCCCGGGCCAGGCGCTGGCGTACAAGATCGGCCAGTTGACGATCCTGCGGCTGAAGGCGCAGGCGAAGGCGCAGCTGGGCGCGCGCTTCGACCCACGCGCGTTCCATGCGGCGGTGCTCGATACCGGCGCGCTGCCGATGCCGGTGCTGGAGCGCAAGCTGGCCGATTGGATGGCAGGGCAGAAGTAA
- a CDS encoding CaiB/BaiF CoA transferase family protein, translated as MLNGIRVVELASYIAGPGACGLLADWGADVIKVEPKQGDPMRMFFASVGRDDTENRVFETDNRGKRSIALDIADPADAATLRALILSADVFVTNARPGSLRRANIDCDELRAIKPSLIIVSFTGYGATGPEADRPGFDITAFWARSGLCSLVSVKGGDPVPLRTGIGDHMAAVGIAGAVSAALFHRERTGEGQKIETSLLRMGVYAGASEHAVQLQAGKLASTKTRMKAVEPLNNFFQTEDGRWFVVVPRQGGGDWPKLAAAAGHPEWLDDPRFTGFKARRANGAALVALLDAAFGAMTWDEAAAAIEAAGLIWGPVQTVAQAANDPQAAAAGCFVEVPGADGAPIRLPAGPIDFGAMPDPTYRRAPAIGEHDAELRAELEG; from the coding sequence ATGCTGAACGGAATCCGGGTCGTCGAACTTGCCAGCTATATCGCGGGGCCCGGTGCGTGCGGGCTGCTCGCCGACTGGGGCGCCGACGTGATCAAGGTCGAGCCCAAGCAGGGCGATCCGATGCGGATGTTTTTCGCCTCGGTCGGCCGCGACGATACCGAGAACCGCGTGTTCGAGACCGACAATCGCGGCAAGCGCTCGATCGCGCTCGATATCGCCGATCCCGCGGATGCCGCCACGCTGCGTGCGCTGATTCTGTCGGCCGACGTGTTCGTCACCAACGCGCGCCCCGGATCACTGCGGCGCGCCAATATCGATTGCGACGAGTTGCGCGCGATCAAGCCAAGCCTGATCATCGTCAGCTTCACCGGCTATGGCGCGACCGGGCCGGAAGCCGATCGTCCGGGGTTCGACATCACCGCCTTCTGGGCGCGCAGCGGGCTGTGCTCGCTGGTGAGCGTGAAGGGCGGCGATCCGGTGCCGCTGCGCACCGGAATCGGCGATCACATGGCAGCGGTGGGGATCGCCGGCGCCGTCTCCGCGGCGCTGTTCCACCGCGAGCGAACCGGCGAGGGGCAGAAGATCGAGACGTCGCTGCTGCGCATGGGCGTCTATGCCGGGGCGTCCGAACATGCCGTGCAGTTGCAGGCCGGCAAGCTCGCCTCGACCAAGACGCGGATGAAAGCGGTCGAGCCGCTCAATAATTTCTTCCAAACCGAGGACGGCCGCTGGTTCGTCGTCGTGCCACGGCAGGGCGGGGGCGATTGGCCGAAGCTGGCGGCGGCGGCGGGGCATCCCGAATGGCTCGACGATCCGCGCTTCACCGGGTTCAAGGCGCGGCGCGCGAACGGCGCAGCGCTGGTGGCGCTGCTCGACGCGGCGTTCGGCGCGATGACGTGGGATGAGGCAGCGGCGGCGATCGAGGCGGCGGGGCTCATCTGGGGGCCGGTGCAGACCGTGGCGCAAGCGGCGAACGATCCGCAAGCCGCCGCCGCGGGCTGTTTCGTCGAGGTGCCGGGCGCCGATGGCGCGCCGATCCGACTGCCGGCAGGCCCAATCGATTTCGGCGCGATGCCCGATCCCACCTATCGCCGCGCCCCGGCGATCGGCGAGCATGATGCCGAGCTTCGCGCCGAGCTGGAAGGCTGA